Proteins encoded within one genomic window of Parolsenella massiliensis:
- a CDS encoding exodeoxyribonuclease III — protein MSNARELRLVSWNVNGLRAVMKKDPSFVEIVENIGADVFAVQETKLQEGQVELELPGYHQTWSYAERKGYSGTAVFSRKEPLRVLHADAMLPIAHEVLSADEEALFAVAATEGRVCALEFETYWFVDVYTPNAQGELARIDTRLAWDHVYREFLQRLAAEKPVVTCGDFNVAHEEIDLKNPGPNRGNAGFSDEERESFSRLLDAGFADTFRARFPELTGAYSWWSYRFNARKNNAGWRIDYFLVSNDIAGRVTGASILSEVYGSDHCPVELTIEL, from the coding sequence ATGAGCAACGCCCGCGAGCTCAGGCTCGTTTCTTGGAACGTCAACGGACTCCGCGCCGTCATGAAGAAGGACCCGAGCTTTGTCGAGATTGTCGAGAATATCGGCGCCGACGTCTTCGCCGTGCAGGAGACGAAGCTCCAGGAGGGCCAGGTTGAGCTCGAGCTGCCCGGCTATCACCAGACGTGGAGCTACGCCGAGCGCAAGGGCTACTCGGGCACGGCCGTGTTCTCGCGCAAGGAGCCGCTGCGTGTCCTGCACGCAGACGCCATGCTCCCGATTGCCCATGAGGTGCTCTCCGCAGACGAGGAGGCCCTCTTTGCCGTGGCCGCCACGGAGGGGCGCGTGTGCGCCCTGGAGTTCGAGACGTACTGGTTCGTGGACGTCTACACGCCCAACGCCCAGGGCGAGCTCGCGCGCATCGACACGCGCCTGGCGTGGGACCACGTGTACCGCGAGTTCCTGCAGCGCCTTGCTGCCGAGAAGCCCGTTGTGACCTGCGGCGACTTCAACGTGGCGCACGAGGAGATCGACCTCAAGAACCCCGGTCCCAACCGTGGCAATGCGGGCTTCTCTGACGAGGAGCGCGAAAGCTTCTCGCGCCTGCTCGACGCCGGCTTCGCCGACACGTTCCGCGCGCGCTTCCCCGAGCTCACCGGCGCCTACAGCTGGTGGAGCTACCGTTTCAACGCCCGCAAGAACAACGCGGGCTGGCGCATCGACTACTTCCTCGTGAGCAACGACATCGCAGGTCGCGTGACCGGCGCCTCGATTCTCTCCGAGGTCTATGGCAGCGACCACTGCCCCGTCGAGCTCACCATCGAGCTATAG
- a CDS encoding patatin family protein has product MKNCEINVPGTALVLEGGGMRAAHTAGIVAALIEHEVWFPYVCGLSAGSSNAVNYIARDPERTRMCFVDIAGDKRFGGIGSLMHHDGFFNSRWLYDEAIQDGSLSMDWETFSTNHTKLRIQSFERDTGRTVTWTREDMTSPLTMARLVRASSTMPFVMNPIEVGGQVMLDGGLGTGAGIPLHMAEEDGYERFFFIGTRPAGYRKTPMGRGKRGLMHRLCAGQPYLYDALATRAERYNAALDHLDELEREGRALVIRPETMPIHNTETNVEKLRAVFDQGHALAEREMDHWLEWLTR; this is encoded by the coding sequence ATGAAGAACTGCGAGATAAACGTGCCTGGTACGGCACTCGTCCTCGAGGGTGGCGGCATGCGTGCGGCGCACACGGCCGGCATCGTGGCCGCGCTCATCGAGCACGAGGTGTGGTTTCCCTACGTATGCGGCCTCTCCGCTGGTTCCTCGAACGCCGTGAACTACATCGCCCGCGACCCCGAGCGCACGCGCATGTGCTTCGTGGACATCGCGGGCGACAAGCGCTTCGGCGGCATCGGCTCGCTCATGCACCACGACGGCTTCTTCAACTCGCGGTGGCTCTATGACGAGGCAATCCAGGACGGCTCGCTGTCCATGGATTGGGAGACGTTCTCCACCAACCACACGAAGCTGCGCATCCAGTCCTTCGAGCGAGACACCGGGCGCACCGTCACCTGGACGCGCGAGGACATGACGTCGCCGCTTACGATGGCGCGCCTCGTCCGCGCCAGCTCCACGATGCCGTTCGTCATGAATCCCATCGAGGTGGGCGGGCAGGTCATGCTCGACGGAGGCCTAGGAACGGGCGCGGGCATCCCCCTGCATATGGCCGAGGAGGACGGCTACGAGCGGTTCTTCTTCATCGGCACGAGACCGGCGGGCTATCGCAAGACGCCGATGGGTCGAGGAAAGCGTGGGCTCATGCACCGTCTATGCGCAGGGCAGCCATATCTGTATGATGCGCTCGCCACGCGCGCCGAGCGCTACAACGCCGCCCTCGACCACCTCGACGAGCTCGAGCGGGAGGGGCGCGCCCTCGTCATTCGCCCCGAGACCATGCCCATCCACAACACCGAGACGAACGTCGAGAAGCTGCGCGCCGTCTTTGACCAGGGCCACGCCCTCGCCGAACGCGAGATGGACCACTGGCTAGAATGGCTCACCAGGTAG
- a CDS encoding tyrosine-type recombinase/integrase, protein MEVAEVTSILLTDELVELWGGELVERELAPSTVEKYVREGRRLRAWLGGDGAVDRLRTLEYKLWLASRYAPSTVNAALAAVNDLLAFCGGRGLRLRNLRVQPVSYRSMEHDLTLDEYRRMVCTAYELGDERMALAIQTLCSCGLRVNELGCVTVAAVEIQEARVNNKGKVRRVILPDVLCETLRAYALRRGIREGPVFVTRSGGPISRTTIWRGMKRLVMVAGVLPSKAYPHNLRHLFALVHYGRYRDLDALSEMLGHARVETTRIYVATTGRERSAQVNSLGLFVGSDGLRSLKGAPQRNGCSVAKP, encoded by the coding sequence GTGGAAGTGGCAGAGGTGACGTCGATTTTGCTGACGGACGAGCTTGTGGAGCTGTGGGGAGGTGAGTTGGTGGAGCGGGAGCTGGCGCCCTCGACCGTCGAAAAGTACGTTCGGGAGGGTAGGAGGCTTCGCGCCTGGTTGGGAGGCGATGGGGCTGTCGATCGTCTCCGGACGCTTGAGTACAAGTTGTGGCTTGCCTCGCGCTATGCCCCGTCGACGGTGAACGCGGCGCTTGCCGCCGTCAACGACCTTCTCGCGTTCTGCGGTGGGCGTGGGCTCAGGCTGCGGAACCTGCGGGTGCAGCCCGTGTCGTATCGGAGTATGGAGCACGACCTCACGCTCGACGAGTACCGGCGGATGGTTTGCACAGCCTATGAGCTGGGGGACGAGCGGATGGCCCTTGCGATCCAGACGCTGTGCTCGTGCGGCCTGCGCGTGAACGAGCTGGGGTGCGTAACCGTTGCGGCGGTCGAGATACAGGAGGCGAGGGTGAACAACAAGGGCAAGGTCCGACGTGTGATACTGCCCGACGTGCTGTGCGAGACGCTGCGTGCGTATGCTCTTCGACGCGGCATCCGGGAGGGGCCGGTCTTTGTGACCCGAAGCGGAGGGCCAATCTCGAGAACGACCATATGGCGAGGCATGAAGCGGCTGGTGATGGTAGCCGGTGTGCTGCCAAGCAAGGCCTACCCGCATAACCTGCGCCACCTGTTTGCCCTCGTCCACTATGGCAGGTATCGTGACCTTGACGCTCTCTCCGAGATGCTGGGCCATGCCCGGGTGGAGACGACGCGAATCTACGTTGCCACGACGGGCCGCGAGCGAAGTGCTCAGGTAAACAGCCTGGGCCTGTTCGTGGGAAGTGACGGCTTGAGATCCCTGAAAGGAGCGCCGCAACGGAATGGGTGTTCCGTTGCCAAGCCTTAA
- a CDS encoding InlB B-repeat-containing protein translates to MTFKNMKLRSGKVDYLGFTRIDNTVVDNCVIDGKTFYWGYKTATFTNTTFNAPSCDYAIWTYSSPVMTFDGCTFNASGKVINVYTDYGAGKQDIKVNVRGCKFNSMSFFGLYKQALNINDFNMGSYKYIIDIKGSTATAARDEVTCSQLFGFGGKAATNNTGRTDVTIDGVLAWFGGKMQTHSYTDGEHNQAYNVVYGDWSTDGSGTWTREVTKTCEYCGYTGDAELKAFDVSYDLNGSTDARDEDYSSQTQNPDGSAVALKGAPVRAGYVFVGWNTEPDGSGATYMPHDELTISGAPVKLYAQWKKGAPENPETPSTPTTPSTPSTPAQGSKPSSGNSVQAKELPQTGDANSAVAPVALAVAAIALVGAGVLVRARRDS, encoded by the coding sequence GTGACGTTCAAGAACATGAAGCTCCGCTCCGGCAAGGTCGACTACCTGGGCTTCACGAGAATCGACAACACGGTCGTGGACAACTGCGTCATCGATGGCAAGACGTTCTACTGGGGTTACAAGACCGCGACGTTCACGAACACGACGTTCAACGCCCCGAGCTGCGACTATGCGATCTGGACGTACAGCTCGCCCGTCATGACGTTTGACGGCTGCACGTTCAACGCCTCTGGCAAGGTCATCAACGTCTACACGGACTACGGTGCCGGAAAGCAAGACATCAAGGTCAACGTCCGTGGCTGCAAGTTCAACTCGATGTCATTCTTCGGCCTCTACAAGCAGGCCCTGAACATCAACGACTTCAACATGGGTAGCTACAAGTACATCATCGACATCAAGGGCTCGACTGCAACGGCCGCGCGCGACGAGGTGACGTGCTCGCAGCTCTTCGGCTTTGGAGGCAAGGCTGCCACGAACAACACCGGCCGCACGGACGTGACCATCGATGGCGTGCTTGCCTGGTTCGGCGGCAAGATGCAGACGCACTCCTACACGGATGGCGAGCACAACCAGGCCTACAACGTCGTCTATGGCGACTGGAGCACTGACGGCTCTGGCACGTGGACGAGGGAAGTCACGAAGACGTGCGAGTACTGCGGCTACACGGGCGACGCCGAGCTCAAGGCCTTCGACGTGAGCTATGACCTGAACGGCTCCACGGACGCCCGGGATGAGGATTACTCTTCCCAGACGCAGAACCCAGACGGGTCCGCCGTCGCGCTCAAGGGTGCTCCCGTTCGCGCCGGTTACGTGTTCGTGGGCTGGAACACCGAGCCGGACGGCTCGGGCGCCACGTATATGCCTCACGATGAGCTCACCATCTCTGGCGCTCCCGTGAAGCTCTATGCCCAGTGGAAGAAGGGGGCCCCTGAGAACCCCGAGACGCCGTCGACCCCCACGACCCCGTCGACTCCTTCCACGCCCGCGCAGGGCTCCAAGCCCTCCTCGGGCAACTCGGTCCAGGCCAAGGAGCTTCCGCAGACGGGCGACGCGAACTCGGCCGTCGCGCCCGTCGCGCTTGCGGTCGCCGCCATCGCGCTGGTTGGAGCGGGCGTGCTCGTGCGCGCCCGTCGGGACTCCTAG
- a CDS encoding ArsR family transcriptional regulator: MAKRVRACEVLGVRINESELAILHWLSKANDGRCACSVQQLGDAVGKSEATTRNSLKALEGQGLIVIYARYLKNGACLENEYELTPLGERALRLGLQGCEKAAEG, from the coding sequence ATGGCGAAGCGCGTCCGAGCCTGCGAGGTCCTCGGTGTGAGGATCAACGAGAGCGAGCTGGCTATCCTCCATTGGCTGTCCAAGGCAAACGACGGCCGTTGCGCCTGCTCCGTCCAGCAGCTGGGAGACGCCGTGGGCAAAAGTGAGGCGACGACCCGCAACTCCCTCAAGGCCCTGGAGGGCCAGGGGCTCATTGTGATCTACGCCCGCTACCTAAAGAACGGCGCCTGCCTCGAGAACGAGTACGAGCTCACGCCGCTGGGGGAGCGTGCCCTGCGGCTGGGGCTCCAGGGCTGCGAGAAGGCGGCGGAAGGCTGA
- a CDS encoding NAD-dependent protein deacylase, translating into MSQTITDPAQAAEELAARIGRAKRVVFFGGAGVSTASGIPDFRSVDGLYHQKFAYPPETMLSHDFYETHTAEFYEFYRTKMIALDAKPNQAHLKLAELEREGKLTAVVTQNIDGLHQAAGSKNVLELHGSVHRNICQRCGHVYSAEWIMAREHEDGNGVPVCPECGGPIKPDVVLYGESLDDDVVTEALHQIALADMLIVGGTSLVVYPAAGLIDYFRSSGDLVVVNRDATPADSRASLVIQADIAKAFDF; encoded by the coding sequence ATGTCCCAGACCATCACTGATCCCGCCCAGGCGGCAGAGGAACTTGCGGCTCGCATCGGGCGTGCCAAGCGCGTCGTGTTCTTCGGCGGCGCCGGCGTCTCCACCGCAAGCGGCATTCCGGATTTCCGCAGCGTGGATGGCCTGTATCACCAGAAGTTCGCCTATCCGCCCGAGACGATGCTCTCCCACGACTTCTACGAGACCCACACGGCGGAGTTCTACGAGTTCTACCGCACGAAGATGATCGCGCTTGACGCCAAGCCGAACCAGGCCCACCTCAAGCTCGCCGAGCTCGAGCGCGAAGGCAAGCTCACCGCCGTGGTGACGCAAAACATCGATGGCCTCCATCAGGCCGCCGGCTCCAAGAACGTGCTCGAGCTCCATGGCTCGGTGCATCGCAACATCTGCCAGCGCTGCGGCCACGTCTACTCCGCCGAGTGGATCATGGCCCGCGAGCACGAGGATGGCAACGGCGTTCCCGTGTGCCCCGAGTGCGGCGGCCCCATCAAGCCCGACGTCGTGCTTTACGGCGAGTCGCTCGATGACGATGTGGTGACCGAGGCGCTTCACCAGATCGCGCTCGCCGACATGCTCATCGTGGGCGGTACGAGCCTCGTGGTCTACCCGGCCGCCGGCCTTATCGACTACTTCCGCAGCAGCGGTGACCTTGTGGTCGTCAACCGCGACGCCACCCCGGCAGACTCGCGCGCCAGCCTCGTGATCCAGGCCGACATCGCGAAGGCGTTCGACTTCTAG
- a CDS encoding ATP-binding protein, whose translation MMLQRLAMQDLLTWKQTKTQQALMVMGARQVGKTTLVRSFAKGRYDTFAELNFLGNTQAVQTLKAATNADDLLLRISALTGKTLSPGRTLLFLDEIQECKDLLTWTKFLTERMDIDIILSGSLLGLDAYVQARSFPVGFLRKLTLYPLTFEEFARACDVSEDVWQAMENALLAHEKVPDFIHDKLSSLFRTYLLVGGMPDVVQAFVSLSQLTPVRGIQNDIVDLYESDIVKYVADVVEARQIKMVYESIPAQLNTPAKRFKYARLGKNLRFANLETAFDWLTSAGIALEATKVGQVSYPLGLSEDRSAFKFFLNDIGLLTSRIMGAVDLDVINGKTSINYGSLFEAVVAQELVARGFTPHYYSSKKRGEVDFVIENSLGRTRAIEVKSGKDYRRHSALTALLASGETDDAVVLHDGNLELEKDRLYLPVYAAHLVMDV comes from the coding sequence ATGATGCTACAGAGACTTGCCATGCAAGATTTGCTCACATGGAAACAGACAAAGACGCAACAGGCCCTCATGGTCATGGGCGCGCGCCAGGTTGGCAAGACGACGCTCGTCCGTAGCTTCGCCAAGGGCAGATACGACACGTTCGCCGAGCTCAACTTCCTCGGCAACACGCAAGCCGTCCAGACACTCAAGGCGGCAACCAATGCAGATGACCTGCTTCTGCGCATCTCCGCCCTGACGGGAAAGACCCTGAGTCCGGGACGGACGCTGCTCTTCCTTGACGAAATCCAGGAATGCAAGGACCTGCTGACCTGGACGAAGTTCCTCACCGAGCGCATGGACATCGACATCATCCTTTCCGGCTCACTCCTAGGGCTCGACGCCTACGTTCAGGCAAGGTCGTTTCCCGTAGGGTTCCTGCGGAAACTCACTCTCTACCCGCTCACGTTCGAGGAGTTTGCCAGGGCTTGCGACGTATCGGAAGATGTCTGGCAAGCCATGGAGAACGCGTTGCTCGCGCACGAGAAGGTTCCCGACTTCATCCACGACAAGCTTTCGTCGCTCTTCCGGACGTATCTGCTCGTCGGAGGGATGCCAGACGTCGTTCAGGCATTCGTCAGTCTGTCCCAGCTAACGCCCGTCCGGGGAATTCAGAATGACATCGTCGACCTCTACGAAAGCGACATCGTGAAGTACGTGGCAGACGTTGTTGAGGCCCGACAAATCAAGATGGTGTACGAGTCAATTCCCGCCCAGCTCAACACGCCTGCGAAACGCTTCAAGTACGCGAGACTCGGCAAGAACCTCCGTTTCGCCAACCTCGAGACCGCCTTTGACTGGCTCACAAGCGCCGGGATTGCACTCGAGGCAACCAAGGTGGGGCAGGTCTCCTATCCACTCGGTCTCTCGGAGGACAGGTCGGCGTTCAAATTCTTCCTCAACGACATCGGCCTCCTCACGTCAAGAATCATGGGAGCCGTCGACCTCGATGTCATCAACGGAAAGACGAGCATAAACTACGGGTCCCTTTTTGAGGCGGTCGTTGCGCAGGAACTCGTCGCCCGTGGCTTCACGCCGCACTACTACTCCTCAAAGAAGCGCGGTGAGGTCGATTTTGTCATCGAGAATAGCTTGGGAAGAACCCGGGCAATCGAGGTCAAGTCAGGGAAGGACTACAGGCGCCACAGCGCGCTGACGGCGCTCCTCGCATCAGGTGAGACAGACGATGCCGTGGTTCTGCACGATGGAAATCTTGAGCTCGAGAAAGATCGTCTCTACCTCCCCGTTTATGCGGCGCACCTCGTCATGGATGTCTAG
- the folP gene encoding dihydropteroate synthase yields the protein MLREDLATWHCGKHNISLARPRIMGVLNVTPDSFSDGGAHADTDAAIEWGLKLLDDGADIIDIGGESTRPGFRPVSPDEEAKRVIPVIRALVDAGAVVSIDTRHPEVARLAVKLGASIVNDVTGFTNPEMVRVAVESDCGCVVMHAGEVSGRTARRSVTLDSSAAARAAAAHAKDAAPAKDADEPEKPAEPSSAEVADAAASERLDEVMRRSARGVTSPTVTLAGGSRRFTLPESAPIMRHVMGFLGDQARELMRAGVSRERICIDPGPGFGKLADEDVVIQRANAKMVSMGYPVMCAVSRKRFVGAVSGVTDAAARDAATAGVCIAAVESGVRLLRVHDVAGVAQALNSYWSVAHPDPRRAFVALGSNVGDRLEYLKRATALINAIPLTCVTAVSRAYETDPAYGIAMPVANAVAEIRTELAPLVLINALLDVEKKLGRTRPAGQEGHGPRTIDCDLLWMEGESHAGRKLALPHPRLGERDFVIVPMEDLMHDPERFLAHAGISVLPREQRVGLVRADLGELAWE from the coding sequence ATGCTTCGAGAAGACCTCGCAACCTGGCACTGCGGAAAGCACAACATCTCCCTGGCGCGTCCGCGCATCATGGGCGTGCTCAACGTGACGCCCGACTCATTCTCGGACGGCGGCGCCCATGCCGATACGGACGCGGCCATCGAGTGGGGCCTCAAGCTCCTCGATGATGGTGCGGACATCATCGACATTGGGGGAGAGTCGACCCGTCCGGGCTTCCGCCCCGTCTCTCCTGACGAGGAGGCCAAGCGCGTTATTCCCGTTATCAGGGCGCTTGTCGATGCCGGCGCGGTGGTCTCGATTGACACCCGCCACCCCGAGGTTGCGCGCCTTGCCGTGAAGCTGGGCGCCTCCATCGTGAACGACGTCACGGGCTTCACGAACCCCGAGATGGTCCGCGTCGCCGTGGAGAGCGACTGCGGATGCGTCGTCATGCATGCCGGCGAGGTCTCCGGCCGAACAGCGCGTCGCTCCGTGACGCTCGACTCCTCGGCCGCCGCCCGCGCCGCGGCCGCTCATGCCAAGGATGCCGCTCCCGCAAAGGATGCCGACGAGCCCGAGAAGCCCGCCGAGCCCTCGTCCGCCGAGGTCGCCGACGCCGCGGCGTCGGAGCGCCTCGATGAGGTCATGCGCCGCAGCGCTCGCGGGGTCACGAGCCCCACGGTGACGCTCGCCGGCGGTAGCCGTCGCTTCACGCTGCCCGAGTCGGCGCCCATCATGCGCCACGTCATGGGCTTTCTTGGCGACCAGGCCCGCGAGCTCATGCGCGCCGGCGTCTCCCGCGAGCGCATCTGCATCGACCCGGGCCCGGGCTTTGGCAAGCTTGCCGACGAGGACGTCGTCATCCAGCGCGCCAACGCAAAGATGGTGTCCATGGGATATCCCGTGATGTGCGCCGTCTCGCGCAAGCGCTTCGTGGGCGCCGTGTCCGGCGTTACGGATGCCGCCGCCCGCGATGCCGCCACGGCGGGCGTGTGCATCGCGGCCGTTGAGTCTGGCGTTCGCCTGCTGCGCGTCCATGACGTCGCCGGCGTTGCCCAGGCGCTCAACTCCTACTGGTCCGTGGCCCACCCAGACCCGCGCCGCGCCTTCGTAGCCCTCGGCTCCAACGTGGGCGATCGCCTCGAGTACCTCAAGCGCGCCACCGCGCTCATCAACGCCATACCGCTCACGTGCGTCACGGCCGTGAGCCGCGCCTACGAGACCGACCCGGCCTATGGCATCGCGATGCCCGTCGCCAATGCCGTGGCCGAAATTCGCACCGAGCTTGCCCCGCTCGTCCTCATTAACGCCCTTCTCGACGTCGAGAAGAAGCTTGGCCGCACGCGCCCTGCCGGCCAGGAGGGCCATGGGCCCCGCACCATCGACTGCGACCTGCTCTGGATGGAGGGCGAGTCCCACGCCGGTCGCAAGCTGGCGCTTCCGCACCCGCGTCTTGGCGAGCGAGACTTCGTGATCGTCCCCATGGAGGACCTCATGCACGATCCCGAGCGCTTCCTTGCGCATGCCGGCATCTCCGTGCTGCCGCGCGAGCAGCGCGTTGGCCTTGTTCGCGCCGATCTGGGGGAGCTCGCATGGGAGTAG
- a CDS encoding biotin/lipoate--protein ligase family protein, producing the protein MGVAEELVEKARAGAPAGECAVAAEDDELELAVVLCPSVPMSHYMGIRPVCALGALDGLRPLRSDLALAWPGDVVVPGEDGHAVHAACTLDVHAGTGEAGMFVVCSANVLLGWFEGASANALTHGVCSAVVSRVDAWAADVAAGRGAAGPVAPVLSDYFDALALMGHETDVVYPNGRVAARGTLTAVDVWGRATVRLADGRELVISPEQASLR; encoded by the coding sequence ATGGGAGTAGCCGAGGAACTCGTCGAGAAGGCCCGTGCCGGTGCGCCTGCGGGCGAGTGCGCCGTCGCGGCCGAGGACGACGAGCTGGAGCTCGCCGTGGTGCTTTGCCCGTCCGTGCCGATGAGCCACTACATGGGGATACGCCCCGTCTGCGCCTTGGGCGCTCTCGATGGGCTGCGGCCTCTGCGCTCCGATCTTGCGCTCGCCTGGCCTGGCGACGTGGTGGTGCCCGGCGAGGACGGGCATGCGGTGCATGCGGCCTGTACGCTCGACGTCCATGCGGGAACGGGCGAGGCGGGCATGTTCGTGGTCTGCTCGGCCAACGTCTTGCTTGGCTGGTTTGAGGGCGCCTCGGCCAACGCGCTGACGCACGGCGTCTGCTCGGCAGTCGTCTCGCGCGTCGATGCCTGGGCGGCAGACGTCGCCGCCGGCCGCGGCGCCGCCGGTCCGGTTGCTCCCGTGCTGTCAGACTACTTCGACGCCCTGGCGCTCATGGGCCACGAGACGGACGTCGTCTATCCCAACGGCCGCGTGGCCGCGAGGGGAACGCTCACGGCCGTCGATGTCTGGGGCCGCGCCACGGTGCGCCTGGCCGATGGCCGCGAGCTCGTGATTTCTCCCGAGCAGGCGAGTCTTCGCTGA
- a CDS encoding type III pantothenate kinase, with the protein MFLAIDVGNSQTTIGILEDGVVGRRWRLKTDRLDTSDELDAALRSFLALDGIALAGIEAAAVASVVPVLTDMWRAALRHALGEEPFIVSAAKVRGIEIAMPYPTQIGADRIADAVEARATYGSPAIVVDFGTATNIDVVDGRGRYRGGCIAPGLMLSAAALFEKAAKLASIPIEVPPAAIGDTTEHALQAGLVLGVAAQAEGLVARIKSQLAAEEGVWAIECPVIATGGLSHVIEQATDVFDAIDVDLTLRGIWRIWQAR; encoded by the coding sequence ATGTTCCTCGCGATTGACGTTGGCAACAGCCAGACGACGATTGGCATCCTCGAGGACGGTGTGGTTGGCCGGCGCTGGAGGCTCAAGACGGACCGGCTCGACACGTCAGACGAACTCGACGCCGCGCTTCGCTCGTTTCTCGCGCTTGACGGAATCGCGCTCGCGGGCATCGAGGCGGCGGCCGTGGCCAGCGTGGTCCCCGTGCTCACGGACATGTGGCGCGCCGCGCTTAGGCATGCGCTGGGCGAGGAGCCCTTCATCGTGAGCGCCGCCAAGGTGCGTGGCATCGAGATCGCCATGCCCTACCCCACCCAGATTGGCGCCGACCGCATCGCCGACGCAGTGGAGGCGCGGGCGACGTACGGCTCGCCCGCCATCGTCGTGGACTTTGGCACGGCGACCAACATCGACGTCGTGGACGGACGGGGACGCTACCGCGGCGGGTGCATCGCCCCGGGGCTCATGCTGTCTGCGGCCGCCCTGTTCGAGAAGGCCGCCAAGCTCGCGAGCATTCCCATCGAGGTTCCGCCCGCCGCCATCGGCGACACGACGGAGCACGCGCTACAGGCCGGTCTCGTGCTGGGCGTGGCCGCACAGGCCGAGGGGCTCGTGGCGCGCATAAAGTCCCAGCTTGCGGCCGAGGAGGGCGTCTGGGCCATAGAGTGCCCTGTCATCGCGACGGGCGGGCTCTCCCACGTCATCGAGCAGGCCACCGACGTGTTCGACGCCATCGATGTGGACCTCACGCTGCGCGGCATCTGGCGCATCTGGCAGGCACGCTAG
- the rpmE gene encoding 50S ribosomal protein L31 — protein sequence MKNGIHPNYVECNVRCSCGNTWVTRSTVSSMTVDLCDKCHPFYTGQQKLVDTGGRVQRFADKFGGAAAAQLEKAAAAKAAREAKAAELAAAKKAEREAKAAAKAKRAAEYEAKAAAEAAKAAAEAPAEEATEAPAEAAETEAAAE from the coding sequence ATGAAGAATGGTATCCACCCGAATTACGTCGAGTGCAACGTCCGTTGCAGCTGCGGCAACACCTGGGTCACCCGTTCGACCGTCTCTTCCATGACGGTTGACCTGTGCGACAAGTGCCACCCGTTCTACACCGGCCAGCAGAAGCTCGTCGACACCGGTGGACGCGTCCAGCGCTTCGCTGACAAGTTCGGTGGCGCCGCTGCCGCCCAGCTCGAGAAGGCTGCTGCTGCCAAGGCCGCCCGTGAGGCCAAGGCTGCCGAGCTCGCCGCCGCCAAGAAGGCCGAGCGCGAGGCCAAGGCCGCCGCTAAGGCCAAGCGTGCCGCCGAGTACGAGGCCAAGGCCGCTGCCGAGGCCGCCAAGGCTGCCGCTGAGGCTCCTGCCGAGGAGGCCACCGAGGCTCCCGCCGAGGCCGCCGAGACCGAGGCCGCTGCCGAGTAG